In Hermetia illucens chromosome 1, iHerIll2.2.curated.20191125, whole genome shotgun sequence, one genomic interval encodes:
- the LOC119651100 gene encoding protein drumstick isoform X2, protein MFAVMRIDNDDCRSDFRRKMRPKCEFICKYCQRRFTKPYNLMIHERTHKSPEVTYSCEVCGKYFKRQDNLRQHRCSQCVWR, encoded by the coding sequence ATGTTTGCGGTGATGCGAATTGATAATGACGATTGTCGGTCCGATTTTCGTCGTAAGATGCGGCCAAAATGTGAATTTATCTGCAAATACTGCCAGAGAAGATTCACAAAACCCTACAACTTGATGATTCACGAAAGGACTCACAAAAGTCCGGAAGTCACGTATTCCTGTGAGGTTTgcggaaaatatttcaagcGTCAAGATAATCTACGTCAGCACAG